A single Xylanimonas cellulosilytica DSM 15894 DNA region contains:
- a CDS encoding carboxylate-amine ligase, with translation MTWEPRTVGVEEELLLLGHDGSPAPRAQEVLEGADAGDGPLENEFMEEQLETATEPARSLTELADALRTGRAGAREAAARQDALVAALATSPVAFTGTTVSRLRYLRARSAFGITAWEQLTNGCHVHVAVADDAEGVAVLDRIGPWLAPLLALSANSPFWQGGATGYESFRSQVWARWPTAGPTRVFGSPEAYHEAVAALVATGTVLDEAMVYFDARLSARYPTVELRVADVCLDVDSAVLLGALARGLVETAARAAEAGEPPPDAPPELLRTAHWRAGHSGLDGDLLDPATWRPAPAHDVVGALVTHVKDALADAGDLDVVTELLGALWSRGNGAVRQRTWAAAADGDLHAVSLQAADALLAP, from the coding sequence GTGACGTGGGAGCCGCGAACGGTGGGGGTCGAGGAAGAGCTGCTGCTGCTCGGGCACGACGGCAGCCCTGCGCCCCGCGCGCAGGAGGTGCTCGAGGGCGCCGACGCCGGCGACGGCCCGCTCGAGAACGAGTTCATGGAGGAACAGCTCGAGACGGCGACGGAGCCGGCGCGCTCGCTCACCGAGCTCGCCGACGCGCTGCGCACCGGCCGCGCGGGCGCCCGTGAGGCCGCCGCTCGCCAGGATGCCCTCGTCGCCGCGCTGGCCACCTCCCCCGTCGCGTTCACCGGCACCACCGTGTCCCGTCTGCGCTACCTGCGCGCCCGGTCGGCGTTCGGCATCACCGCCTGGGAGCAGCTCACCAACGGGTGCCACGTCCACGTCGCCGTCGCCGACGACGCCGAGGGCGTCGCGGTGCTCGACCGCATCGGGCCCTGGCTGGCCCCGCTGCTCGCCCTGTCCGCCAACTCGCCGTTCTGGCAGGGCGGCGCCACCGGGTACGAGAGCTTCCGCTCGCAGGTGTGGGCCCGCTGGCCCACCGCCGGGCCCACCCGCGTGTTCGGTTCGCCGGAGGCCTACCACGAGGCGGTGGCCGCGCTCGTGGCCACCGGGACCGTGCTCGACGAGGCAATGGTGTACTTCGACGCCCGCCTCTCGGCCCGGTACCCCACCGTCGAGCTGCGGGTCGCAGACGTGTGCCTCGACGTCGACTCCGCGGTGCTGCTCGGCGCCCTCGCCCGCGGGCTGGTCGAGACGGCCGCCCGGGCCGCCGAGGCGGGCGAGCCGCCGCCCGACGCGCCACCCGAGCTGTTGCGCACCGCGCACTGGCGGGCCGGGCACTCCGGCCTCGACGGCGACCTGCTCGACCCCGCCACGTGGCGCCCCGCGCCCGCCCACGACGTCGTCGGCGCGCTCGTCACGCACGTGAAAGACGCGCTGGCCGACGCCGGCGACCTCGACGTCGTCACCGAGCTCCTCGGCGCCCTGTGGTCGCGCGGCAACGGCGCGGTACGCCAGCGGACCTGGGCAGCAGCGGCGGACGGCGACCTCCACGCGGTATCTCTCCAAGCGGCGGACGCCCTGCTCGCCCCGTGA